Below is a genomic region from Deltaproteobacteria bacterium.
CTTCTTCGGCGTCTCCGTGGCGATCAGCGGGGACACGGTGGTGGTTGGGGCGATCTGGGACGACATCGGCGCCAACTCCGACCAGGGCTCGGCGTACGTGTTTGTCAAGCCAGGCGGCGGCTGGGCCGACATGACCCAGACCGCCAAGCTCACCGCTCCCGGCGACTTCCCGACGCGTTCGCGGATGGGTCTTTCGGTCGGATGCTCGCGCGTACGGTTGGCGGGCGTCGATGCCGGGAATTGGCGCGAAGTGATTGAGGTTGAATGTGTCAATGGGCACCGCGGTTCAGAGCGCAGCCGCGGCAATCAGTCAGTCGAGCATGCCGACGCCATGACTGAGACGGTAGGTTGCAAACCAGCTCGCCGCGGGGCGCGAGTTATCGGCATCGATGTGCTCGATGGGCAGGATCGCCAGCTGCTGGTCCTGCCGCGAGCGCGGGCTGCCAGCCCGCAGGGGCGGAGCGGGGGAATGGGAAGTTCCTTGTTCAGGAACCACAAGGACTGCGGCCAAGCTGGCCGCGCTCCCGGCGCAATGCCGTCACTTGCGGGAAGCCATCGCTGGGAGCGCGGGCTGCCAGCCCGCAGGTGGTGGCGCGGGGCTGGGGCTGCCGTCCTGAATTGAGAAAGGAAGGACAATGAAGAAGACGTTGGTTCATGTCGCGCAGATGACCGGTGTGGTGTTGCTCGTCTCTGCCTCGACCGCATTCCCGCCGTCATCGAGCGCGAGCTTCCGCATGAGCAGCGAGGCGCTGAATACCGGCGGCGGCCGATCGAGTTCCGCGAGCTTCTCTTGACGCG
It encodes:
- a CDS encoding FG-GAP repeat protein; this translates as MRSGQARWGLRLSGYGYGEELSSVGTAGPVADRNRVEYRRGALTEWYVNGPQGLEQGFTLESPPARTGGPLTIEVEFSGGFHGAGDEETNAIALTDQGGGRAILRYRGVHAYDADGRDLGAWLEARGSRVLLRVDDTNARYPVVVDPFVQKAKLTAADGAASDFFGVSVAISGDTVVVGAIWDDIGANSDQGSAYVFVKPGGGWADMTQTAKLTAPGDFPTRSRMGLSVGCSRVRLAGVDAGNWREVIEVECVNGHRGSERSRGNQSVEHADAMTETVGCKPARRGARVIGIDVLDGQDRQLLVLPRARAASPQGRSGGMGSSLFRNHKDCGQAGRAPGAMPSLAGSHRWERGLPARRWWRGAGAAVLN